A single Phytohabitans houttuyneae DNA region contains:
- a CDS encoding SigE family RNA polymerase sigma factor: MDALAPDFDAFVRARTPALLRSAYLLTGDQHLAEDLVQTALGLTHRAWRNLHATGNAEAYARKTMYHLQVSRWRRRRIVESFTGDVPDRSGVQVDHAEQTVLRLSLRSALSRLTAKQRAVIVLRFFDDLTEAQAAETLGVSVGTIKSQTAKALERLRDLAPELAGVNVSGDAR; this comes from the coding sequence GTGGACGCTCTCGCTCCTGACTTCGACGCGTTCGTCCGGGCCAGGACGCCAGCGCTGCTCCGGTCTGCGTACCTGCTGACCGGCGATCAGCACCTGGCCGAGGACCTCGTCCAGACCGCGCTCGGACTCACCCACCGCGCCTGGCGCAACCTGCACGCCACCGGCAACGCGGAGGCGTACGCCCGCAAGACGATGTACCACCTGCAGGTCTCCCGCTGGCGGCGACGGCGCATCGTCGAGTCGTTCACCGGTGACGTGCCGGACCGGAGCGGTGTACAGGTCGACCACGCCGAGCAGACCGTGCTGCGTCTGTCGTTGCGCAGCGCGCTGTCCCGCCTCACCGCCAAGCAGCGCGCGGTCATCGTCCTGCGGTTCTTCGACGACCTGACCGAGGCGCAGGCGGCCGAGACGCTGGGTGTCAGCGTCGGCACCATCAAAAGCCAGACCGCGAAGGCACTGGAACGGCTGCGCGACCTCGCGCCCGAACTCGCCGGCGTCAACGTGAGCGGAGATGCGCGATGA
- a CDS encoding catalase, protein MDARKPVEVVKEAAESAATKLTGAGTPVVPGSPGSGTPALEEPTEPREPLPPRPEQGTPETRTPTGAVTGCPASAFGQQGAFLTTANGARLRDSDHSLKAGPRGPILLQDHHFREKITHFDHERIPERVVHARGTGAHGVFTAYGTGAAICRAGFLKKGRETPVFVRFSTVLGSRGSADTVRDTRGFATKFYTDEGTFDLVGNNIPVFFIQDAIKFPDIIHAGKPHPDREIPQAQSAHDTFWDFVSLHTEAQHHTIWNMSDRGIPRSYRTMEGFGVHTFRLVNDAGETVLVKFHWKPKLGVHSLTWEEAQLISGVDPDFHRRDLYDAIEAGAFPEWELGLQVFPDNPEETFAGIDLLDPTKIVPEELAEVQPVGRLVLNRTPTNFFAETEQVAFHLGNLPPGIDVTNDPLLQGRLFSYVDTQLTRLAGPNFTQIPINAPHAPVNDMLRDGFHQHAVHAGVAPYRPNSLDGGNPFEAGDAENAFVDVPVRVAEAPKIRANPASFDDHFSQARLFWQSMSAVEKEHIVAAYTFELGKCYEQVIKERQLRCLAQIDPVLCEQVAVGLGLPVPAPASELADVTASPALSQLGAEWPADGRIVGIVAGPGADLVAVTAVREAALGAGLMPLVIGPHGGQLGDLAVQRTFDTARSVEFDALLLADAPGPAPGAVAARDAKAGTTAPTAIDPRVLRLIDEAWRHAKPIGAWDGGTTAVRQAGIADTPGVVSAGGGADAFTAVRELLAGHRVWHRFLTSIA, encoded by the coding sequence ATGGATGCGCGCAAGCCCGTCGAAGTGGTCAAGGAGGCGGCGGAGAGCGCCGCGACCAAGCTGACCGGCGCAGGTACGCCCGTGGTGCCCGGCTCCCCCGGCAGCGGCACGCCGGCACTGGAGGAACCGACCGAACCGCGCGAGCCGCTGCCACCCAGGCCCGAGCAGGGAACGCCGGAGACGAGGACTCCCACCGGGGCTGTCACCGGATGCCCGGCCAGCGCGTTCGGCCAGCAGGGAGCGTTTCTCACCACCGCCAACGGGGCGCGGCTGCGCGACAGCGACCACTCCCTCAAGGCCGGCCCGCGCGGTCCGATCCTGCTGCAGGACCACCACTTCCGCGAGAAGATCACGCACTTCGACCACGAGCGGATCCCGGAGCGGGTGGTACACGCCCGCGGCACCGGCGCACACGGCGTGTTCACCGCCTACGGCACCGGCGCGGCGATCTGCCGGGCCGGGTTTCTGAAGAAGGGGCGTGAGACGCCGGTCTTCGTCCGCTTCTCCACCGTGCTCGGCTCGCGCGGCTCGGCCGACACGGTGCGCGACACTCGCGGGTTCGCCACGAAGTTCTACACCGACGAGGGCACCTTCGACCTGGTCGGCAACAACATTCCGGTCTTCTTCATCCAGGACGCGATCAAGTTTCCGGACATCATCCACGCGGGCAAGCCGCATCCCGACCGCGAGATCCCGCAGGCACAAAGTGCCCACGACACCTTCTGGGACTTCGTGTCGCTACACACCGAGGCGCAGCACCACACCATCTGGAACATGTCCGACCGGGGCATCCCCCGTTCGTACCGGACGATGGAAGGCTTCGGGGTACACACCTTCCGGCTGGTCAATGACGCCGGCGAGACGGTGCTGGTCAAGTTTCACTGGAAGCCCAAGCTCGGCGTGCACTCCCTGACCTGGGAGGAGGCGCAGTTGATCAGTGGGGTCGACCCGGACTTCCACCGCCGTGACCTGTACGACGCGATCGAGGCCGGCGCGTTTCCCGAGTGGGAGCTCGGCCTGCAGGTCTTCCCGGACAACCCGGAGGAGACGTTCGCCGGCATCGACCTGCTCGATCCCACCAAGATCGTGCCGGAGGAACTGGCCGAGGTGCAGCCGGTGGGCCGGCTGGTCCTCAACCGCACACCGACCAACTTCTTCGCCGAAACCGAGCAGGTCGCCTTCCACCTCGGAAACCTGCCGCCGGGTATCGACGTGACGAACGACCCGCTGCTGCAGGGCCGCCTCTTCTCGTACGTGGACACGCAGCTGACCCGCCTCGCCGGTCCGAACTTCACGCAGATCCCGATCAACGCCCCGCACGCGCCGGTCAACGACATGCTGCGCGACGGCTTCCACCAGCACGCGGTGCACGCCGGGGTCGCGCCCTACCGGCCCAACTCGCTCGACGGCGGCAACCCGTTCGAGGCCGGCGACGCGGAGAACGCGTTTGTCGACGTGCCGGTCCGCGTCGCCGAGGCGCCGAAAATCAGGGCCAATCCCGCCTCTTTCGACGACCACTTCAGCCAGGCACGGCTGTTCTGGCAGAGCATGTCGGCGGTCGAGAAGGAGCACATCGTCGCGGCATACACCTTCGAGCTGGGAAAGTGCTACGAGCAGGTGATCAAGGAGCGGCAGCTGCGCTGTCTGGCCCAGATCGACCCCGTGTTGTGCGAGCAGGTCGCGGTCGGCCTCGGCCTGCCGGTGCCCGCACCGGCGTCCGAGCTGGCCGACGTCACCGCCAGCCCGGCGCTGTCCCAGCTGGGAGCCGAGTGGCCGGCCGACGGCCGGATCGTCGGCATCGTGGCCGGGCCGGGCGCCGACCTCGTCGCGGTCACCGCGGTTCGCGAAGCCGCGCTCGGCGCGGGCCTGATGCCGCTGGTGATCGGGCCGCACGGCGGTCAGCTGGGCGACCTGGCCGTGCAGCGCACGTTCGACACCGCGCGATCGGTCGAGTTCGACGCGCTCCTGCTGGCCGACGCCCCCGGCCCGGCGCCCGGAGCGGTGGCCGCCCGCGACGCCAAGGCCGGCACCACCGCCCCGACGGCGATCGACCCGCGGGTGCTGCGCCTGATCGACGAGGCCTGGCGCCACGCCAAGCCGATCGGCGCCTGGGACGGCGGGACCACCGCGGTGCGGCAGGCGGGCATCGCCGACACACCCGGCGTCGTATCGGCGGGCGGGGGCGCGGATGCCTTCACCGCGGTACGCGAGCTGCTTGCCGGCCACCGGGTGTGGCACCGCTTCCTCACCTCGATCGCCTGA
- a CDS encoding LacI family DNA-binding transcriptional regulator, giving the protein MPDRAAGNLTARGEIEKLPSGSLRVRVYAGVDPVSRKRRYLVETVPAGPSAAADAEAVRARLVREVDTHRASRTRTGGAPGPAAPAGGQAVTPAVARQRERRTSDLTGATIARLAGVSTATVSKVLNGRSGVAARTRQRVETVLREHHYRRPDSPARAASIEVVFYGMLSNLAIAVMHGVEQVAGAHHLSVGFTDVLQLSTHRSWAQDLLARRPTGVVTVHLTSPTEPHTLLTASAIPLVALDPTGEPQHPVPSVGATDWNGALAATRHLLDLGHRRIAVITGPPDRLCARARLDGIRAALDAEGVPLDQRLVRTGLWFAFEDGLNHGRELLRLADPPTAILCGNDLQALGVYEAARQAGRIIPDELSVVGFDDIAPAMWCGPAMTTVRQPFTEMGATAAKLVLAIAAGKPLGHDRVELATTLIVRDSTAPPRPPA; this is encoded by the coding sequence GTGCCTGACCGCGCCGCGGGAAACCTCACCGCACGGGGCGAGATCGAAAAGCTGCCCAGCGGTTCGCTGAGGGTGCGGGTCTACGCGGGCGTCGACCCGGTCAGCCGGAAGCGCCGCTACCTGGTGGAGACCGTCCCGGCCGGTCCGAGCGCGGCCGCGGACGCAGAGGCGGTGCGGGCACGCCTGGTGCGGGAGGTCGACACCCACCGCGCCAGCCGCACCAGGACGGGTGGCGCACCGGGCCCGGCCGCGCCGGCCGGCGGGCAGGCGGTGACGCCCGCTGTCGCCCGGCAGCGCGAGCGCCGCACCAGCGACCTGACCGGGGCCACGATCGCGCGGCTCGCCGGTGTCTCCACCGCGACGGTGTCCAAAGTGCTCAATGGACGCTCCGGGGTGGCGGCGAGGACCCGCCAGCGGGTGGAGACGGTGCTGCGGGAGCACCACTACCGCCGGCCGGACTCGCCCGCGCGGGCGGCGAGCATCGAGGTTGTCTTCTACGGCATGCTCAGCAACCTGGCCATCGCGGTGATGCACGGCGTGGAGCAGGTCGCCGGTGCCCACCACCTGTCGGTCGGCTTCACCGACGTGCTCCAGCTGTCGACCCATCGCTCCTGGGCGCAGGACCTGCTGGCCCGGCGCCCCACCGGCGTCGTCACCGTGCACCTCACCTCCCCCACCGAGCCGCACACGCTGCTGACCGCCAGCGCGATCCCGCTCGTCGCGCTCGATCCCACCGGCGAGCCCCAGCACCCGGTCCCGTCGGTCGGCGCAACCGACTGGAATGGCGCTCTGGCCGCCACCCGCCACCTGCTCGACCTCGGCCACCGCCGCATCGCCGTCATCACCGGGCCGCCTGACCGGCTGTGCGCCCGGGCCCGGCTTGACGGCATCCGGGCCGCGCTGGACGCCGAAGGGGTGCCGCTGGACCAGCGGCTGGTCCGCACGGGCCTGTGGTTCGCCTTCGAGGACGGCCTGAACCATGGGCGCGAGCTGCTGCGCCTGGCCGACCCGCCGACCGCCATCCTCTGCGGCAACGACCTGCAGGCGCTCGGCGTCTACGAGGCCGCCCGCCAGGCCGGCCGCATCATCCCGGACGAGCTCAGCGTCGTCGGGTTCGACGACATCGCCCCCGCCATGTGGTGCGGGCCGGCCATGACGACGGTGCGGCAGCCGTTCACCGAGATGGGCGCGACGGCGGCCAAGCTGGTGCTCGCCATCGCCGCCGGCAAGCCACTCGGCCACGACCGCGTCGAGCTCGCCACCACTCTCATCGTCCGCGACAGCACCGCGCCGCCGCGGCCGCCGGCGTGA
- a CDS encoding beta-L-arabinofuranosidase domain-containing protein — protein MASHPLSRRRLMQAAAGGALVTATGAELLGAGPASAAELPPARADIGVSAYPFALGQVRLNSGRFMDNQTRTLNYLRFVDVDRLLYNFRANHRLSTNGAASNGGWDAPTFPFRTHMQGHFLTAWAQAWAVLGDTTCRDKANYMVAELAKCQANNGAAGFGAGYLSGFPESDFTALEARTLSNGNVPYYCIHKTLQGLLDAWRYLDNAQARTVLLALAGWVDTRTSRLSSSQMQSMLGTEFGGMNQVLADIYQQTGDGRWLTAAQRFDHASVFNPLASNQDQLNGLHANTQVPKWIGAAREYKATGTTRYRDIASNAWNITVNAHTYVIGGNSQAEHFRAPNAIAGYLNTDTCEQCNTYNMLRLTRELWLIDPNRVAYFDYYERALLNHLIGAQNPGDSRGHITYFTPLNPGGRRGVGPAWGGGTWSTDYNSFWCCQGTGIETNTKLMDSIYFYNGTTLTVNLFVPSVLDWTQRGITVTQSTTYPVSDTTTLTLGGSVSGSWSIRIRIPAWTSGATISVNGQAQSVSTTPGSYATVTRTWAAGDQITVRLPMRVIMQAANDNTNVQAITYGPVVLCGNYGNSTLGSLPSLNTSTITRTGTGSLAFTATANGTTVNLGPFHDAHGFNYTVYWNTGSGGGTGGTYKLTNAATGLVLGVQNMSTADGGLAVMWGDTGTADHNWVMVTDGNAVRFRNVNSGKVLGVENMSTADNARVLQWADNGTADHRWILVDNGDGTYRIRNANSGKLLGVLNGNTAWGAQAVQDPDNGSADNRWRLVRIS, from the coding sequence ATGGCTTCCCACCCCCTCAGCCGGCGGCGGTTGATGCAGGCCGCCGCCGGCGGCGCCCTCGTGACAGCGACGGGTGCCGAACTGCTCGGTGCCGGACCGGCCTCGGCCGCCGAGCTGCCCCCGGCCCGCGCGGACATCGGCGTCTCGGCGTACCCGTTTGCGCTCGGCCAGGTCCGGCTCAACTCCGGCCGGTTCATGGACAACCAGACCCGCACATTGAACTATCTGCGGTTCGTCGACGTTGACCGGCTGCTCTACAACTTCCGGGCCAACCACCGGCTCTCCACAAACGGCGCGGCGTCCAACGGCGGCTGGGACGCCCCCACCTTCCCGTTCCGCACGCACATGCAGGGGCACTTCCTGACCGCCTGGGCGCAGGCGTGGGCGGTGCTCGGCGACACCACCTGCCGCGACAAGGCGAACTACATGGTGGCCGAGCTGGCCAAGTGCCAGGCCAACAACGGTGCCGCCGGGTTCGGTGCCGGCTACCTGTCCGGCTTCCCGGAGTCCGACTTCACGGCGCTCGAGGCGCGCACGCTCAGCAACGGCAACGTCCCGTACTACTGCATCCACAAGACCTTGCAGGGGCTGCTGGACGCGTGGCGGTACCTCGACAACGCGCAGGCGCGGACGGTCCTGCTCGCGCTCGCCGGCTGGGTCGACACGCGCACCTCGCGGCTTTCCTCCAGCCAGATGCAGAGCATGCTGGGCACCGAGTTCGGCGGCATGAACCAGGTGCTCGCCGACATCTACCAGCAGACCGGCGACGGCCGCTGGCTGACCGCCGCGCAGCGGTTCGACCACGCCTCGGTCTTCAACCCGCTGGCGTCCAACCAGGACCAGCTCAACGGGCTGCACGCCAACACGCAGGTGCCGAAGTGGATCGGCGCCGCCCGCGAGTACAAGGCCACCGGCACCACCCGGTACCGTGACATCGCCAGCAACGCCTGGAACATCACCGTCAACGCGCATACGTACGTGATCGGCGGCAACAGCCAGGCCGAGCACTTCCGCGCGCCGAACGCGATCGCCGGCTACCTCAACACCGACACCTGCGAGCAGTGCAACACGTACAACATGTTGCGGCTGACCCGGGAGCTGTGGCTGATCGACCCGAACCGGGTGGCCTACTTCGACTACTACGAGCGGGCGCTGCTCAACCACCTGATCGGTGCGCAGAACCCCGGCGACAGCCGCGGCCACATCACGTACTTCACACCGCTCAACCCCGGCGGGCGGCGCGGTGTCGGCCCGGCGTGGGGTGGCGGCACCTGGAGCACCGACTACAACTCCTTCTGGTGCTGCCAGGGCACCGGCATCGAGACGAACACGAAGCTGATGGACTCCATCTACTTCTACAACGGCACCACCCTGACGGTGAACCTGTTCGTGCCGTCGGTGCTGGACTGGACGCAGCGGGGGATCACCGTCACCCAGAGCACCACGTACCCGGTCAGCGACACCACGACGCTCACGCTCGGCGGCTCGGTGAGCGGCTCGTGGAGCATCCGGATCCGCATCCCCGCCTGGACGAGCGGCGCGACGATCAGCGTCAACGGGCAGGCGCAGAGTGTCTCGACGACGCCGGGCAGCTATGCGACCGTCACCCGGACCTGGGCAGCGGGTGACCAGATCACGGTGCGTCTCCCGATGCGGGTCATCATGCAGGCCGCCAACGACAACACAAACGTGCAGGCGATCACGTACGGCCCGGTCGTGCTCTGCGGCAACTACGGAAACTCCACGCTCGGCTCACTGCCGTCGCTGAACACCTCGACGATCACCCGTACCGGTACCGGCTCGCTGGCGTTCACCGCGACGGCCAACGGCACCACCGTCAACCTCGGTCCGTTCCACGACGCGCACGGCTTCAACTACACCGTCTACTGGAACACCGGATCCGGCGGGGGTACCGGCGGCACGTACAAGCTGACCAACGCCGCCACCGGCCTGGTCCTGGGCGTGCAGAACATGTCCACAGCGGACGGTGGCCTCGCCGTCATGTGGGGAGACACCGGCACCGCCGACCACAACTGGGTGATGGTGACCGACGGCAACGCGGTGCGGTTCCGCAACGTCAACAGCGGCAAGGTCCTCGGTGTGGAGAACATGTCCACAGCGGACAACGCCCGCGTGCTGCAGTGGGCGGACAACGGCACCGCGGACCACCGCTGGATCCTCGTCGACAACGGCGACGGCACCTACCGGATCCGCAACGCCAACAGCGGCAAGCTCCTCGGCGTCCTCAACGGCAACACCGCCTGGGGTGCGCAGGCCGTCCAGGACCCCGACAACGGCAGTGCCGACAACCGCTGGCGCCTCGTCCGGATCAGCTGA